From a region of the Eretmochelys imbricata isolate rEreImb1 chromosome 6, rEreImb1.hap1, whole genome shotgun sequence genome:
- the JDP2 gene encoding jun dimerization protein 2 yields the protein MMPGQIPDPSLTAGALPGLGPLSGLPGTTLTVEELKYADIRNIGAMISPLHFLEVKLGKRPQPVKSELDEEEERRKRRREKNKVAAARCRNKKKERTEFLQRESERLELMNAELKAQIEELKQERQQLILMLNRHRPTCIVRTDSIKTPESEANPLLEQLEKK from the exons ATGATGCCAGGGCAGATTCCGGATCCATCCCTGACAGCTGGCGCTCTGCCTGGGCTTGGCCCCTTGTCAGGACTCCCGGGCACCACCCTGACGGTGGAAGAGCTGAAGTACGCTGACATCCGCAACATTGGGGCTATGATCTCTCCACTGCATTTCttggaggtgaaacttgggaagAGGCCCCAGCCTGTGAAAAGTGAG CTGGACgaggaagaggagaggaggaaaaggcGCCGTGAGAAAAACAAAGTAGCAGCAGCTCGATGTCGCAACAAGAAGAAGGAAAGGACGGAGTTCCTGCAGCGG GAGTCAGAGCGTCTGGAGCTCATGAATGCTGAACTGAAAGCCCAGATAGAGGAGCTGAAGCAGGAGAGGCAGCAGCTGATTCTAATGCTAAACAGACACCGTCCCACTTGCATTGTGCGGACAGACAGCATCAAGACACCGGAGAGTGAAGCCAACCCACTGCTTGAACAACTAGAGAAAAAGTGA